The genomic stretch CCAACTTTCCCAACCTAACTTACAAGAGAATAAAGatgaaaattgagtgttttgcattatatttattttgttttagagacaatatttataattatgttttggattatgtttattttgctttgggaacaatatttataattatgttttggatgaaaacttggtttatatttatatttattagatatttataattacaaaaactttaatgtttgtgaatataaaaattataatttgtttatacttttagaaattataatagttaaaagtaaaaaataggAGAGATTttttatgcatatatatattatttaatagttaaaagtaaaaaaaaaaaagaggatatTTGGCGGGCTATGCCCGCCGCCCGCCAGCCCGCCGTTAGGCGGAGAGGGTTAGGATTTTGGGACCGCCTCACTAGGCGGGGCAGGGTGGGCTtccccgcttgccacccctaatatatatatatatatatataggggtGGTAATGCGGGCCGACTCGCCCCAACCCGCATCACCTAGGCCCGCACCTTAAGCGGGACGGGCCAGCCCGCCCCACCAACTAAAGTGGGTACAAAATGCTAGTCGtttgactttatttttttttaataaaattaattaaaattaactaaaaaataataattaaacaattaattacaaataaaaaatagtcaaattataatataactttttattattttttaaaaaatttttaatttcaataaaattgtttaaaataatatttgtcaatagaaccatctttattttaaaaaataagtcacataatttgaacatatatacgaaattgtaaaataaaataataaagtcaCATAATTAGAACATATACATAATTTAgcgaattttttaatttgacagaTTTCAAATTCTAACCCAACCCACATTTTTTAGCGAGTTCGGCGGTCGGCCCGACGAATTCGACCCGTTTTACCAtccctaatatatatatatatatatatatatatatatatatatatatatatatatatatatatatatatatatatatataaaagaagatTATCAcgtattttattatataaagataaaaaaattttgttttaaaaaatttaaaatataaatacaaaaaatataagtttttttattcattaagattaattattatatacaaaatttttttataatattaaaataatattttaaactacaacataaaaatataaaataaataaagtttattttatattacttaacaaataattagtttattatatttaaaatttattaactaattattttgttaaatatattattatataatataattttttatcaaaatatttgtaaaagtaaaatttattttaaacgttatatataatacataaaaatattaatttttttatttaggtatgtatttaaaattatattatttattctgtttttctaaaaaaattaaaaaataaaaaaaaatatttttatgtattatatataatattttaaataaattattttttaaaaatatttttataaaaaattatattatataataatatttttaataaaaatagttagttaataaattttgaatataataatctaattatttatccagtaatgtaaaataaattttaatgattttatagttttatgttactggttaaaatattattttaatataattttttaatattataaaaaagtttttcataataattaattttattaaataaaaaatactcatatatttaattatttaagaataaaagattttgttgCCATTTAAAGTATTGTATATTAAAGTATTTCCATTTAaaacatttatttatatattaggattttctatatttattagagtctatcaatgcttttattttttattagcctttgattttcatctaataaaatctaactGCCTTTATAAATGTGGCTCATTCAATAAGCACATAATAGTTGAGTTCATTTTAAACATACCCCTTATAGCAGGAGAATGAAATAATCTAGATTTATTAGTTAACCTTCAATAGCTAATGCAAACATGAATTAAACAAAGGTTCACTTAAGTGGATGCTTAATTACAATGGGACTCCTAACGTGGTTCTTGCTATCGGTCCATTCCAAACTCCCAAAGGTATACTCAGGAATTTTCTCTCTTAGAGGCCTTAAAGTGAATGTAACTGTGAACGTTTTCTTTTCACCTTTCCTCTTGAACCTTAGAATCTTGGGATCAACTGAAATATCAACTTGAGGAGGTGCTTTGACTCTCACTTTGTATGTGCTTGGGGACCCAACATTGGTAACCGTGCGAGTCACATGCCGAGAAGAACTTGCATTTGCAAAGTTAGAAACTGTGATAGATGGGTAGTTGAAATCTGCTGGGTCAAACTCCTTTGGACAAATGTATTTTTTGCCAATAAATTGTCTTATTTGCAAACTGGTGTAACCGTGACCACACAAGAAGTTTACATAATCAATGAAACTTAGGTCGTATATTAGTCCTGGATAAGCTGCACGATTGGGAACAATGTGGCCTGCACCGTAAGCAAAAGGTGTTGCCTTTTTGGTTGCTGAGTCTAGCATTGGCCTTGCGGTGTTATCGGTTATTCTTGCTGTGTataaaagatatcaaatgtatctttaataattaaaatggtAAACGTTCAAATGTATGATGATTAGTTAAAAAGAGTGGTTTGTTACCGGTGGTCATGATTGCCGACTTAACAGCCGCTGGACTCCAATGAGGATGAAGTGATTTGAGAAGCCCAACAACACCGGCAACGTGAGGACATGACATTGAAGTGCCTGACATGGTAACAAAAGGAGTTCTACGTTTATCAAATTCTTCTTCTGATGGAGGTACACCTTCACTGTAGGCGGCAATGATATCCACTCCCGGAGCAGTAACGTCCGGCTGAGACAAAACAGAACAGAAAGTATTAGATTAAGGTAAAAATTCAGGTGCAGTTAACTTCATGTAAAATTAATAGCTAAAGAgtagttaaataatttgatagatTTGAGTAAATTGTCATTTAATAGCTCTCGGTTATTAACTTCAGACGAAGTTGTAACCAATTCTTCTTATAATAGACCTTAAGGATTGAAGGCTCTATGGGACTTGGCCCTCTTGATGAAAATGTAGCCACAAATGGAGCTGGTTTTACGCCCAATTGTGTTCCCACTCTAGAAATGGAAGCCACAGGGTACCTGCATAGTATATACATGATTAACTCTTGCCTTGACAAGTTGGTTAGAGTAAAGAGCGTGTAAGAAAGTTAATTACTTGGTTCGGTTAATGTAAGAAAAGACATATTGGCCGTCATTAAAATGAACATGTGAGGAAGGAAGCAGATGAGGATCAGCTTCAACGTCGTTTACTGTCTTATTCTGATTAGCCAAAATCATTCCAGTAGCTCCTACACGAGCAGCTTCAATCCCTTTCGCAAGTCTGCTATTCCCACCGCGAACACAAAACACTATTTTTCCCTTCGCCTTCTTAGgatcaagagttccctcttgGCATTGACTCCTAAACATTTCACAAAAACGTCAACATTTTCACCACTCTTTGGATTCTATTtctaatacaaaaatataaaataaatgaaccGATTCAATCCTAATCTTGAGTGGTATTCTTACGCATATAGTTCGGATGCACTAGCAAGTTTAGCATCGGCGGCACTGATCAATGGAGAAAACTTAGTATATGGTAAAGCAGACTCGGAAAGGCTTGCTCCCTAAATAGAAATTGGCGAGTTACAacaatttagtaaaattataaagacgaagaaaataattaacttttttttttaaagaaaaagaaataccTTGCGGATTCTCTTATTACCAAGAATGATATGATTAGTAAAGGCTCTATCAAGAGTGCTTGCAGCAACAGTGAAGATCCAGGGCTCAAAGTTGCTGACAGTAGAAGGAGAAGGTCCATTGTTTCCAGCAGAAGCGATAACAGGTATAGCATGCTGCGCAGCTGCATGAAAAGAGCCTATGGAAATGGCACTTTCATTGAACTCAGAGGGAAAATCAGAGCCCACAGAGAGTGAAATTACATCAACGCCATCACTTATGGCAGCTTCAAAAGCAGCCAAAATGTCCGCATCATAACAACCTCCACTACCTTCCGTTGGTGGCCAACAAACCTTATATGATGCAACACGTGCTTTCGGAGATCCACCACTTGCTGTTCCATTTCCATTTCCGAATACGTTCGCCCCATGAACAAAGTTACCTCCTGTAGTAccagaaattttttttttaccaagtTGAATAATAAAGTTTGGTGAGCCAGCGAGTGAGTGAGAGTGATCTCAATAATAATAAGATTACTTGCTACTCTGATAATGGATAATGAAAAGAAGGTAATCACATAAACAAGTTTAGaatgtctttttttttaaatattttttagtaattaaaatttaatatatataattaattaaatcgcgttatttttgttaaaattagatcagacaaattgatttgacaaaaaaatcagaaaattaaactttgaATCGATTCAAGATGtagtttattgattttttttgtcaaatcaatttttttaatttgattttgacaaaataacataatttaattaattatatatattaaatttttattactataaaatatctttaaaaatttattttaaataactttATGTGAGTGAGAAAGGtgtatatttaatttgttttttaacaagtaaaatttgatttatatgGATGATTTAATAAGTAATTTATTTAAGATAATTATTATTTCTATCtataaaaatttagattatttataaatttatttataaatgtatattatttataaatgaatgaaattaattttgtattcattaaaaataaatattctaCTTTTCAAGATATAGAATACTAATAATAAATCtgttcataaaaaatattagtgtttgaatatttttactatatgaaaattattttttataagtatAAATCTATTTATCCTATAAATACTTTtgttaacattttaaaattttaaaaataaagataatagtttattttttattaagagaTTAAATTAAGTCTCATATATTCGGTACAATATCAACAAATCACTagttacatatataaatattttagtttattaattaaattcatcactgaataaaatacatttaaaatttaaagacaAAAATAGCTATCTtgtgaaaaattaaaagacaaaATTAGGTATTATCTCAAAATTATTTACTATACAAATTACATTTTTGAGAATAATTTTAGCACCTGCAGTAGATAGCGTGTGTGTTCCATGACCTTCATAGTCACGTGTAGTATTGAAGGGGATTTGGCCAAGAGCTGCGATGTAGCCTTTGTTAAAATATCTTGCTCCAATGAGTTTCCTTTATTTATAGTTTATAcagtgaaaaaataaaaatcatgagcaacaaaaattatgaattaaagaAGTTTCTAATTGATAGAAATTATTTGACTCAATTTAAGATATTAGTTTTGTTTATATTTGATATTGATAGAAATTATTTTGGCATATCATAAtttaaacaaactaaaaaagcAATAACCCATTTTTTAGTTACTCCAAaaaaactttataattttataataaataaagtttctaaagtttaaaaaagtgtgtaaattatatttaatgcaagaattatttaaaaattttaattataaagcCCAATTgactaataaataataattaaaatattaaataattattaaagaaTGTTTTCAATATTTTGTTTAATCAATATGAGCAAGAAAGAATAAACCTGTTACAgtgaaatttaaataaattcttcTCATCAACTTGACAAATTCCACGCCATCTTTTTGGAATTGGCCCCATCCCTTCATCACTAAAACTCTTTGATTCAGGCCAAACACCTATCAAATCAAAATACCAACGTATAAAAGAGATTAAAATAGATTTAGAGCGAATTCTCTTAACTATTACAATCTTTTAGCTTATTATTTTTGCCAtatttttctttgcttttttttttccacaTCTCACATAAATTTGCACTTGTTTGCCTTTTACCAATCAAGTATCATAATATTAAAAGaaacccctttttttttttcaaatcactTAAATTAACAAAACATGTTAAAAAATGATTTGTAAACAATTATAAAAAGCATGTTAAAAACATATATTTCTATGCATCATTTATCATTACCAGTGTCCAAATTTGCAATAATTACATCTTGACCCAAGGACTCCTTCCATATAGATTGTTTTCCAATTGCACCATTTGTCTCTAATCCAAGAAAACTCCATGAATATGTTGTGTGCAGTTGTCTTGGTTTATTCGGAAAAACTGATAATACTCCTGGATGTTCTGTACTCCAAATGAAAAGCGTTAGAAATATTAACTATTTGACATGACttctaaaaagaaaattatttgaTTTCTTTAGAATCCTTTcgttaatttttaattatacagaaattaatattattgaatattattttgttttactgagtttctaaaaaaaattcatttttcgaattattttttgaaagattttttaaaaaaataacaataattttatgtttgaacatctcatgtaaaaaaattattttatctatAAATTATATTTGGATACAATAATGtaaaaagttttttttgtttatttattacataaaaaaattttaaaaaacctttttaaaaaaatataaattataactttttatttttttatttttttgatacttttatttttattattaaaaatttgtcaaatacattaaaaaaaattttctataaaCTTAATGACACTCAAACGAGCGTAcatataatgataaaaaaaagttatttttcaTTCATTGATAATATAAAAGAATTTCAAACAgacaattaataatatattacaCATTGATAAATAggaaatcaattttaaaataaacatatACGTAATTATGTACTTGCAATCTTGGCTGCTTCTTCCTCATCAAGTACTGCAGCAAAACCATTGATGTATTTATTATAAGAGTAAAAGATTGCTTCTTTGGCCTTCTCAACGCTGTGTCACAAAATACATTCCATTGTTAATTAGTTCATAATGCATTTTGCACTTGCAAATTTCATGAATTAGTTGGGGTTCAATTAATTTCATCATACCTTCCAACATATAATCCAAGTAAATTATGGTGAGAGTTTGTGACATATTCAGCATCAACTAATGTAGAATTTTGACCAAATGAATGAGATCCCATGTACACAATATAGGACTGTCAAAATGAGACATGAATGGTAATTAGGCCTAGCTATAATTTAAAGTAATATAAAAGTTAAAATTGAGAcatgataatacaatagtataataataaataatgtgtctattaattcaaacaataaaaaaaataattttgttttattttacattcttttcaataatattattttgatactaatattttcttaataattaatatgtattcttttttctaattaaaaataatttaaatat from Arachis stenosperma cultivar V10309 chromosome 9, arast.V10309.gnm1.PFL2, whole genome shotgun sequence encodes the following:
- the LOC130948452 gene encoding subtilisin-like protease SBT5.4, producing MGSHSFGQNSTLVDAEYVTNSHHNLLGLYVGSVEKAKEAIFYSYNKYINGFAAVLDEEEAAKIAKHPGVLSVFPNKPRQLHTTYSWSFLGLETNGAIGKQSIWKESLGQDVIIANLDTGVWPESKSFSDEGMGPIPKRWRGICQVDEKNLFKFHCNRKLIGARYFNKGYIAALGQIPFNTTRDYEGHGTHTLSTAGGNFVHGANVFGNGNGTASGGSPKARVASYKVCWPPTEGSGGCYDADILAAFEAAISDGVDVISLSVGSDFPSEFNESAISIGSFHAAAQHAIPVIASAGNNGPSPSTVSNFEPWIFTVAASTLDRAFTNHIILGNKRIRKGASLSESALPYTKFSPLISAADAKLASASELYASQCQEGTLDPKKAKGKIVFCVRGGNSRLAKGIEAARVGATGMILANQNKTVNDVEADPHLLPSSHVHFNDGQYVFSYINRTKYPVASISRVGTQLGVKPAPFVATFSSRGPSPIEPSILKPDVTAPGVDIIAAYSEGVPPSEEEFDKRRTPFVTMSGTSMSCPHVAGVVGLLKSLHPHWSPAAVKSAIMTTARITDNTARPMLDSATKKATPFAYGAGHIVPNRAAYPGLIYDLSFIDYVNFLCGHGYTSLQIRQFIGKKYICPKEFDPADFNYPSITVSNFANASSSRHVTRTVTNVGSPSTYKVRVKAPPQVDISVDPKILRFKRKGEKKTFTVTFTLRPLREKIPEYTFGSLEWTDSKNHVRSPIVIKHPLK